The stretch of DNA AAGCAGGTGAAACCATTGCATTAATAAGTGATGCAGGAACACCTGCCATTTCCGATCCAGGATTTTTATTAACTCGCGCTTGTGTAGAAAATGGAATTGATGTAGAATGTCTTCCTGGTGCCACTGCTTTTGTACCCGCTTTGGTAAATAGTGGTTTACCAAATGATAAGTTTGTTTTCGAAGGTTTTTTACCCGATAAAAAAGGACGTCAAACCCGATTTTTGGCCTTAGCTGAAGAAACTCGAACCATGATTTTTTATGTTTCACCGCATAAGTTTAATAAAACCTTAGCCGAATATGTGCAATACTTTGGTGCCGATAGACCTGTTTCGGTTTCAAGAGAATTATCAAAACTACA from Flavobacterium haoranii encodes:
- the rsmI gene encoding 16S rRNA (cytidine(1402)-2'-O)-methyltransferase, whose amino-acid sequence is MGKLYIVPTPIGNLEDMTFRAINVLKEADCILAEDTRTSGKLLKHFEIATPMQSHHMHNEHKTVENLVKRLQAGETIALISDAGTPAISDPGFLLTRACVENGIDVECLPGATAFVPALVNSGLPNDKFVFEGFLPDKKGRQTRFLALAEETRTMIFYVSPHKFNKTLAEYVQYFGADRPVSVSRELSKLHEETVRGTAEEVLKHFEAKPAKGEIVVCVGGKKG